In Thermotomaculum hydrothermale, a single genomic region encodes these proteins:
- a CDS encoding sodium:solute symporter family protein: MFAIAIAFLLIMGVISVPFAKKSKTKEGYFVSSRGLKTATLSFTLAATTIGGSAIVVSLKLIEKYGISGIFMDISGGIGLILLSFTLANRVRGTGALTLPSILKTKLNSPSYKAISIALILAEICWLALSIKGIQILGNFSTGKTAMITSLIVGYSLIGGQWSVSKTDIIQFLLIVIGLILYLINPLSTKKLFLKIPDFSLIYLCTLMLISHIIGPDIYSKLLSAKDEKTAKKGAFFSGVLKILFSILLIWAFKNGFSLKSLNAFVFLTVFSAIVSSIDSMLITSTSIICEDILSINNNRAMKLATVIIGAISFLLAIFTPNIISLLASGYTILLVAITFPALSFFLFKKVENKSFLIPVFAFFVFYAITKSTEFSFFSSLFFGGLTLAYTKIHS, translated from the coding sequence ATGTTTGCAATTGCCATTGCATTCCTTTTAATAATGGGAGTAATATCTGTCCCTTTTGCAAAAAAATCAAAAACCAAAGAAGGTTACTTTGTTTCTTCAAGGGGGCTGAAAACTGCCACCCTCTCCTTCACCCTTGCGGCAACAACAATTGGCGGTTCGGCAATAGTTGTATCTTTAAAGTTAATTGAAAAGTATGGAATTTCGGGAATTTTCATGGATATTTCCGGGGGAATAGGTTTAATTTTACTCTCCTTCACACTGGCTAACAGAGTAAGGGGCACAGGGGCATTAACCCTTCCTTCTATTCTGAAGACAAAACTAAATAGCCCTTCATATAAAGCAATATCCATAGCCTTGATTTTAGCTGAAATCTGCTGGCTTGCACTTTCAATAAAGGGAATACAGATTTTAGGAAACTTTTCAACAGGAAAAACTGCGATGATAACATCTCTAATTGTTGGCTACTCTTTAATAGGTGGTCAATGGAGCGTTTCTAAAACAGATATAATTCAATTTTTATTAATTGTAATTGGACTTATCCTATATTTAATCAACCCTTTGTCAACAAAAAAACTTTTCTTAAAAATCCCGGACTTTTCTCTAATTTACCTCTGCACTTTGATGCTAATATCACACATTATAGGCCCCGATATATATTCAAAATTATTGTCTGCAAAAGATGAAAAAACTGCAAAAAAGGGGGCTTTTTTTAGCGGCGTCTTAAAGATTTTGTTCTCAATCCTGCTTATCTGGGCTTTTAAAAATGGATTTTCTTTAAAAAGCTTAAATGCTTTTGTTTTTTTAACTGTATTTTCTGCAATTGTATCCTCAATAGATAGTATGCTCATTACCTCAACCTCTATTATTTGCGAAGATATACTTTCAATTAACAATAATAGAGCAATGAAACTGGCAACTGTAATTATAGGGGCAATCTCTTTTCTCCTTGCTATTTTTACCCCGAACATAATCTCTCTTCTTGCATCTGGCTATACAATACTCTTAGTTGCAATAACATTCCCCGCACTTTCATTTTTTCTTTTTAAAAAAGTAGAGAACAAATCATTTTTAATACCTGTTTTTGCTTTCTTTGTTTTTTATGCTATAACAAAATCAACCGAATTTTCTTTTTTTTCGTCTTTATTTTTCGGAGGGTTAACACTTGCCTATACTAAAATACACAGTTAG
- a CDS encoding PAS domain-containing protein: MIIDDLIDVLNIPFGIFNKNNESIYLSPLMRELEENYGDIFDFLEIDDKSPVYLKGVSVEKRLMLNGETKSFVFFIQKADDFFIILAIDITYNTDLINSIVERGRLLSQVLSLCSAGIFLKEFDGNFIYKNLSFERFLNSVDYPEKTTLQKIKENGYAIEIRPVFFEGKERYIFELLRRVEVSGKEAVGGLVLFDGPTTDFLGNIMKKSKMLSEIIDLSETGVLYFSRDFLSLEFFNKKALDILTKERIERIKVLGLFEPDVLFDKNTVAILKESFLLNGSCEIFNYKIPNVEGEFNFYIVSGLNGISVFFKKVLPTEEEKAYHQFKSMFEFASDAIFLMKNATFVECNKKAEEMFGCTKSEIIGKTPFDFSPEFQPNGIPSEEGALKMIDEATVSGNKVFEWVHRKCDGTLFDSEVTLSKFQVGGYTYTQAIVRNITERKAYIDLGREFENLIASTNPVFVFNQEFSLVMKNTVESDLSVEEAKKYAISVLNKNSMVYPGAFSGNIEINGKNYLCQVKIVYSKGEKYFLVTIEKL, from the coding sequence ATGATAATTGATGATTTGATAGATGTTTTGAACATACCCTTTGGGATATTTAACAAAAATAATGAAAGCATATACCTTTCTCCTTTAATGAGAGAATTAGAGGAAAATTATGGAGATATTTTTGACTTTTTAGAGATAGATGATAAAAGCCCTGTTTACTTAAAGGGTGTATCAGTTGAGAAAAGGTTAATGCTAAATGGAGAAACAAAATCTTTTGTGTTTTTCATTCAGAAAGCAGATGATTTTTTTATAATACTTGCGATAGATATTACTTACAATACAGATTTAATAAATTCCATTGTTGAAAGAGGCAGGTTGTTGTCTCAGGTTTTATCATTGTGTTCTGCTGGGATTTTTTTAAAAGAGTTTGATGGGAATTTTATTTACAAAAATTTATCTTTTGAGAGATTTTTAAATTCAGTAGATTATCCTGAGAAAACTACTTTACAGAAGATAAAAGAGAATGGTTATGCAATAGAGATAAGGCCTGTGTTTTTTGAGGGAAAGGAAAGGTATATATTTGAGTTATTAAGGCGTGTTGAGGTTTCAGGAAAAGAAGCGGTAGGAGGATTGGTGCTTTTCGATGGTCCTACTACTGATTTTTTAGGAAACATTATGAAAAAAAGTAAAATGTTGTCTGAAATTATAGACCTATCTGAAACAGGAGTCCTTTACTTTTCACGAGATTTTTTAAGCCTGGAATTTTTCAATAAAAAAGCTTTAGATATTTTAACTAAAGAGAGAATTGAGAGAATTAAGGTTTTAGGATTATTTGAACCTGATGTCCTTTTTGATAAGAATACTGTGGCTATTTTAAAGGAAAGTTTTTTATTGAACGGAAGTTGCGAAATTTTTAACTATAAAATTCCAAATGTAGAAGGAGAATTTAACTTTTATATTGTTTCAGGATTAAACGGCATATCTGTTTTCTTTAAAAAGGTGTTGCCAACAGAAGAGGAAAAGGCATACCATCAGTTTAAAAGTATGTTTGAATTTGCGTCTGACGCAATCTTTTTGATGAAAAATGCAACTTTTGTTGAATGTAATAAAAAGGCAGAGGAAATGTTTGGGTGTACAAAAAGTGAAATTATAGGAAAAACTCCTTTTGATTTTTCCCCTGAGTTTCAGCCAAACGGTATCCCTTCTGAAGAAGGTGCTCTTAAAATGATAGATGAGGCAACAGTTAGTGGAAATAAGGTTTTTGAATGGGTTCACAGGAAATGTGATGGAACTCTTTTTGATAGCGAGGTGACTTTAAGCAAGTTTCAGGTAGGGGGGTATACCTATACTCAGGCTATTGTTAGAAATATAACGGAAAGAAAAGCTTATATAGATTTAGGTAGAGAGTTTGAGAATTTGATAGCCTCAACCAACCCTGTCTTTGTTTTTAATCAAGAATTTTCCCTTGTTATGAAGAATACTGTAGAGTCAGATTTGTCTGTCGAGGAAGCAAAGAAGTATGCTATTTCTGTGCTTAACAAGAATTCAATGGTTTATCCAGGAGCTTTTTCCGGGAATATTGAAATTAATGGAAAAAATTATCTTTGTCAGGTAAAGATAGTTTATAGTAAAGGAGAAAAATATTTTTTAGTCACCATTGAAAAACTATAA
- a CDS encoding SBBP repeat-containing protein, producing the protein MKKFFYCAWGFLVFCFFLFSTTSGKVIAKELKNFSEKKGFILKLSPSYFIPKFELRTKGKAILNRGDNTVAFVQTLKGKVKFTPEGVFIGVPVKKDSNSSKFKRITFSSSENSWDEKGLYRNLFILGLGFGEKRSKNTEKKVVPRLEEATDASVNFFIGKKEEWLTNIPTYKKLVYSEVWKGIDVEYLGFLDRLEYRVIVKPDADPDNIVMETGSNRLFIDNRGDLRAQFEDAILLITKPFAFQILNGKKVFVPVQFKILDNGRYSFTVANYDKSKTLIIDPVMSWGSYVGASLDEYALGMVLDSDSNIYVTGYTSSSDFPATSGAYSTSHSGNNDVFVCKLSADGRKLLSSTYLGGASADYGESIVLDSSGNVWVTGYTGSSDFPVTSGAYSETYGGGLDAFVSSLNPDLSNLNYSTFLGGSGYDASYALAVDTSGYVFVSGYTKSTDFPTTSGAYSTSLNGSDYDTFVTKLNPTLSSLEYSTYIGGAGKDYSYSLAVTSSGEAIITGITYSSDFPATSGAYSTTNNGSGDGFVLKLNSTGSNIVCATFFGGSDSDQAKALDIDSAGNIYVAGYTFSNDFPTTSGAISGSLQGTIDSFVVEFNSDVSALTYSTYLGGSSNDVARGIVLDSSGNMFVTGYTNSTDYPTTSDAVSSSLTGGFDSFVSEIKSDGTGFNFSTFLGGSLDDYSYDIAVNSLGNIYVIGTTSSSDFPVTSDSYDPDYNGSDDMFIVRISSKCKITATAQTGGSISPSGTTTVTVGSDKTYTITPDSDYSIKDVLVDGQSVGAVSTYTFTNITNDHTIEVKFNASTYTITATAGPNGSIDPSGEVTVNSGDDITFTITPDEGYFILDVLVDGEPVGRVDTYTFENVDANHTIEARFADSLPPIINSAVGENLNQVLPVQAEFSCDAYDPDGGDIVKYVWHINGSNYHDTVTTFVGSCNYVFSKPDTYWVDVTVIDDEGQVSHARLKNSGGTDTQIIVSANSSFNMVIPIPLQASSKQKGVNIANTVTSILNCSDQSVNMQVKYYDSSGDNVKTDNYTISGKGKFVYNPNTYNTDGYANVLINSDNYVLTSARIITDSGQMISYLLPQFSGKLYIPHIAEETDYWETSMFVSSLQSTDLSVTVNSLQQQYSISQFSTQIDLEEVLGDQIDEAKTWGTVESVSNNPFGGTESLNGFEIFQHNNTDGAGVELPSSGSMTLFIPHIPEETDIFWTGFAIVNPNAEDANLTVDLYSKTGESVGSVGITIPAGSKLKGLAGDLFGDAYGSAEWGIIRSDKPIFGIELYGTVASGICGYLLPYIATSEGYLPELITGENYWNGIAITNPSDVNATITIELVAADGTVKSTKDVQLGSMQRFKSVVKDLFSDVEIESTDYIYYHSNTSIIAIEVSGDLDRTFMFSLIGKQ; encoded by the coding sequence ATGAAAAAGTTTTTTTATTGTGCGTGGGGTTTTTTAGTCTTTTGTTTTTTTCTTTTTTCAACAACTTCAGGGAAAGTCATAGCGAAGGAGTTGAAAAATTTTTCTGAAAAAAAAGGCTTTATTTTAAAGTTGTCACCATCTTACTTTATCCCTAAATTTGAACTTAGAACAAAAGGAAAGGCTATATTAAATAGAGGGGATAATACAGTTGCTTTCGTTCAGACATTGAAGGGTAAAGTGAAATTTACACCTGAAGGTGTGTTTATAGGGGTGCCAGTTAAAAAGGATAGTAATAGCAGTAAGTTTAAAAGAATAACTTTCTCTTCCAGTGAGAATAGCTGGGATGAAAAAGGTTTGTATAGAAATTTGTTTATTTTAGGTTTGGGTTTTGGAGAAAAAAGATCAAAAAATACTGAAAAAAAGGTAGTACCCCGCCTTGAGGAAGCAACAGATGCTTCTGTAAATTTTTTTATTGGTAAAAAGGAGGAATGGCTTACCAACATTCCAACCTATAAGAAGCTTGTTTATTCTGAGGTATGGAAAGGGATAGATGTGGAATATCTGGGATTTTTGGATAGATTAGAGTACAGGGTTATTGTTAAGCCTGATGCAGATCCTGACAATATAGTTATGGAAACTGGTTCTAACAGACTTTTTATCGATAACAGAGGAGATTTAAGGGCTCAGTTTGAAGATGCAATTCTGCTAATTACCAAACCTTTCGCATTTCAAATTTTAAATGGAAAAAAGGTCTTTGTCCCAGTTCAGTTTAAAATACTTGATAATGGAAGATATTCATTTACTGTTGCTAATTATGATAAAAGCAAAACTCTAATTATAGACCCGGTAATGAGCTGGGGGAGTTATGTTGGTGCATCTTTAGATGAATATGCCTTAGGAATGGTGTTGGATTCTGATAGTAATATTTATGTTACTGGATATACATCTTCCTCAGATTTTCCAGCCACCAGTGGGGCTTATAGCACTTCTCATTCTGGCAACAATGATGTGTTTGTTTGCAAATTAAGTGCAGACGGAAGAAAATTATTAAGTTCAACCTATTTAGGTGGGGCAAGTGCCGATTATGGGGAGTCAATTGTTCTGGATTCATCAGGAAATGTGTGGGTAACAGGTTATACAGGTTCTTCCGATTTCCCTGTTACATCTGGTGCGTACAGCGAAACCTATGGCGGGGGTTTGGATGCTTTTGTTTCAAGTTTAAATCCAGATTTAAGCAATTTAAATTATTCAACTTTTTTAGGTGGAAGCGGATATGATGCCTCTTATGCTCTGGCCGTCGATACTTCTGGTTATGTTTTTGTAAGTGGTTATACTAAATCTACTGATTTTCCAACTACAAGTGGGGCATATTCAACAAGTTTAAATGGTAGTGATTATGATACTTTTGTTACCAAATTAAATCCAACTTTAAGCAGTCTTGAGTATTCTACCTATATTGGTGGTGCAGGGAAAGATTATAGTTACAGTTTAGCAGTAACCTCTTCTGGAGAGGCAATTATAACTGGAATTACTTATTCTTCTGATTTTCCGGCAACTTCAGGTGCTTATAGTACAACTAACAATGGTAGTGGAGATGGTTTTGTTCTCAAATTAAATTCAACTGGAAGCAATATTGTTTGCGCAACATTTTTTGGCGGAAGTGACTCAGACCAGGCTAAAGCGTTAGATATTGATTCAGCAGGTAATATCTATGTTGCAGGTTATACTTTCTCCAATGATTTTCCAACTACAAGTGGGGCTATAAGTGGAAGTTTACAAGGAACAATTGATAGTTTTGTTGTGGAGTTTAATTCTGATGTAAGCGCTTTAACTTATTCAACCTATTTAGGGGGGAGTAGTAACGATGTTGCAAGGGGGATTGTACTTGATAGTTCAGGCAATATGTTTGTTACAGGATACACAAATTCAACTGATTACCCCACAACTTCAGATGCTGTATCTTCCTCTTTAACAGGTGGATTTGATAGTTTTGTAAGTGAAATTAAATCTGATGGAACAGGGTTTAATTTTTCAACCTTTTTAGGCGGCAGTTTAGATGATTATTCTTATGATATTGCGGTAAATTCCTTAGGCAATATCTATGTAATAGGTACAACATCTTCTTCAGATTTCCCAGTTACAAGTGATAGTTATGATCCGGATTACAACGGCAGTGACGATATGTTTATTGTAAGGATATCATCTAAGTGTAAGATTACAGCAACTGCTCAAACAGGTGGCAGTATTTCGCCTTCTGGAACAACAACTGTAACAGTTGGTTCAGATAAAACCTATACAATAACACCAGATAGTGATTATTCAATTAAGGATGTTCTTGTTGATGGGCAAAGCGTAGGAGCAGTTTCAACTTACACTTTTACCAATATTACAAATGACCATACTATTGAAGTAAAATTTAATGCAAGTACATACACTATTACTGCAACTGCGGGTCCGAACGGTTCAATTGACCCATCTGGAGAAGTTACTGTAAACTCAGGTGATGATATTACCTTTACAATTACCCCGGATGAAGGATACTTTATCCTTGATGTTCTTGTTGATGGAGAGCCAGTTGGCAGAGTTGACACATATACTTTTGAGAATGTGGACGCAAACCACACTATTGAAGCTCGTTTTGCAGACTCTTTGCCGCCTATAATAAATTCCGCTGTAGGGGAGAATTTAAACCAGGTGTTGCCAGTTCAAGCAGAATTTTCCTGCGATGCATACGACCCAGATGGGGGGGACATTGTTAAATATGTGTGGCATATTAATGGCTCTAATTATCATGACACAGTTACGACTTTTGTCGGTTCATGCAATTATGTTTTTTCAAAACCGGATACTTACTGGGTGGATGTCACTGTGATTGACGATGAAGGACAGGTAAGTCATGCGAGGTTAAAAAATAGTGGTGGTACTGATACTCAGATTATAGTATCGGCAAATAGCAGTTTTAATATGGTAATTCCAATTCCGTTGCAAGCATCTTCCAAACAAAAAGGTGTGAATATTGCCAATACTGTTACAAGCATTTTGAATTGTTCTGACCAGTCTGTTAATATGCAGGTAAAATACTACGATTCTTCTGGAGATAATGTTAAAACAGATAATTACACAATATCCGGTAAGGGGAAGTTTGTTTACAATCCTAATACTTATAATACAGATGGATATGCTAATGTTTTAATTAATAGTGACAATTATGTACTTACGTCTGCAAGAATTATTACTGATTCAGGTCAGATGATTTCCTATCTTTTACCTCAATTTAGCGGCAAATTGTATATTCCGCATATTGCTGAAGAAACAGATTACTGGGAAACCAGTATGTTTGTTTCTTCACTTCAGTCAACAGATTTATCTGTAACTGTAAACAGCTTGCAGCAACAGTATTCAATTTCTCAATTTTCTACTCAGATTGACCTTGAAGAAGTGTTAGGAGACCAGATTGACGAAGCAAAAACCTGGGGAACTGTAGAATCTGTATCCAATAATCCTTTTGGGGGTACAGAATCTTTAAACGGGTTTGAGATTTTTCAACACAATAACACTGACGGTGCAGGAGTTGAACTTCCTTCTTCAGGCAGCATGACTCTTTTTATTCCTCATATTCCTGAAGAGACAGATATTTTCTGGACAGGTTTTGCCATTGTTAATCCGAATGCCGAGGATGCAAATTTAACCGTTGACCTTTATTCTAAGACTGGTGAATCAGTGGGAAGTGTTGGCATAACAATTCCTGCAGGCAGTAAACTAAAAGGATTGGCAGGTGATTTGTTTGGTGATGCTTACGGTAGTGCAGAATGGGGTATTATCCGCTCTGACAAGCCGATATTTGGGATAGAACTTTACGGAACTGTTGCAAGTGGTATCTGTGGATACCTATTGCCATATATAGCAACTTCTGAAGGGTATTTACCAGAATTAATTACAGGGGAAAATTACTGGAATGGAATTGCAATTACCAATCCCTCAGATGTTAATGCAACCATAACTATTGAACTCGTGGCAGCAGATGGGACAGTAAAATCAACTAAAGATGTGCAGTTAGGGTCAATGCAGAGGTTTAAGAGTGTGGTGAAAGATTTGTTTTCAGATGTTGAAATTGAGTCTACCGATTACATTTATTACCATTCCAATACCTCGATAATAGCAATTGAGGTAAGCGGAGACCTTGATAGAACATTTATGTTTTCCTTAATAGGAAAACAATGA
- a CDS encoding HAD-IG family 5'-nucleotidase yields the protein MDNGTKAPIEHRIFTNRNLKLKGIKAVGFDMDYTLAKYRSPEIEKLTFKKSIEKLVYEKHYPKELLDFEYEENFAIRGLIFDIKHGNILKTNKFRYVKRVYHGFQKYSKKERKNLYTNKKLDLASDNYRAVDTLFEIPETYLFAKLIDYFDKSSAKSQSSSYKWLYDDIRWAVDLVHRDGTLKSIIKEHPEKYIIKNSMLPLALNHFKKNGRKLFIVTNSDYNYTTFVMEFLLGKNFRDFFDIIIYSSSKPDFFTKREPFKIISEGRCFEAEKGNIYLLEQKLGVYGDSILYVGDHIYGDMLKTKQTSAWRTMMIIPELCNHIKIKKMLKEDAKRLIKMFELKNRTNRRLDQTIEELNKLIKEKEDEFDNLNLQTIKEIDSKIEKLTVEQNKLNKKLTELLTKIRELEEEIDKAYNPYFGDLFKEQNELSLFGDQVLDFACTYTSDLTNILYYSPTEYFHTPVQLMPHDKEPEFLDIEISELSEN from the coding sequence ATGGATAACGGAACAAAAGCGCCTATTGAACACAGGATTTTCACAAACAGAAATTTAAAGTTAAAAGGCATAAAAGCTGTAGGCTTTGACATGGATTACACCCTTGCAAAATATCGCTCACCTGAAATAGAGAAACTCACCTTTAAAAAATCAATTGAAAAACTTGTATATGAAAAGCATTACCCGAAAGAACTTCTTGATTTTGAGTATGAAGAAAACTTTGCAATAAGAGGTTTAATTTTTGATATAAAGCATGGAAACATACTAAAAACGAACAAATTCAGGTATGTAAAAAGAGTCTACCATGGCTTTCAAAAGTATTCGAAAAAAGAGAGGAAAAACCTATACACAAACAAAAAGCTTGACCTTGCTTCTGACAATTATAGAGCTGTTGATACCCTTTTTGAAATTCCTGAAACATATCTTTTTGCAAAACTAATTGACTATTTTGACAAATCATCGGCTAAAAGCCAATCTTCAAGCTATAAATGGCTCTACGATGATATTAGATGGGCTGTTGATTTAGTACATAGAGACGGAACACTAAAAAGTATTATAAAAGAACACCCTGAAAAGTACATAATTAAAAACAGCATGCTCCCATTAGCATTAAATCACTTTAAAAAAAATGGAAGAAAACTCTTTATTGTTACAAACTCAGATTACAACTACACAACATTTGTAATGGAATTCCTGTTAGGCAAAAATTTTAGAGACTTTTTTGACATAATTATTTACAGCTCTTCAAAACCTGACTTCTTTACTAAGAGAGAACCATTTAAAATTATTTCAGAGGGAAGGTGCTTTGAGGCTGAAAAAGGAAATATTTATCTTCTGGAACAAAAATTAGGAGTTTACGGAGATAGCATACTTTATGTTGGAGACCATATTTATGGAGATATGCTTAAAACAAAACAAACATCAGCATGGCGAACAATGATGATTATTCCTGAGTTGTGCAACCACATAAAAATTAAAAAAATGCTAAAAGAAGATGCAAAAAGGCTTATAAAAATGTTTGAATTAAAAAACAGGACAAATAGGCGACTTGATCAGACAATAGAAGAATTAAACAAACTTATAAAAGAAAAGGAAGATGAATTTGACAATCTTAATTTACAAACAATTAAAGAAATAGACTCAAAAATAGAAAAACTTACAGTTGAACAGAATAAATTAAATAAAAAATTAACCGAATTATTAACTAAAATTAGAGAACTGGAAGAAGAGATTGATAAAGCATACAACCCATATTTTGGAGACTTATTTAAGGAACAGAATGAACTTTCCCTTTTTGGGGACCAGGTATTAGACTTTGCCTGCACATATACCTCTGATTTAACAAACATTTTATACTATTCACCAACTGAATACTTCCACACCCCAGTTCAACTTATGCCCCACGACAAAGAACCTGAATTCCTTGATATTGAAATAAGTGAATTAAGCGAAAACTAA
- a CDS encoding RluA family pseudouridine synthase, which yields MPILKYTVSKNIDLIKLANIKGIDSQNLKKSLAIGGILVNNKRIKKIDTKLKKGDRVSICLDENPPEFEFSKDWIVYEDEYLIIVNKPQGITTQGTMCYDINHLYYFVKQYLNGYAGLHHRLDRDTSGLVLFTKKKEVNKEVAKLFKNREIKKYYITIVHGRLERKKEINQPIGLIPESNPKKWWVNMPESKQAITIVKPIEVLKNFTLIEAMPLTGRTHQIRVHLSSIGHPILGDKFYNQEEKSNYSLMLHCKKLEFNHPVTKKKVTIETDMPERFKDLLKKEKE from the coding sequence TTGCCTATACTAAAATACACAGTTAGTAAAAACATAGACTTAATTAAACTGGCAAACATAAAGGGTATAGATTCTCAAAACCTAAAAAAATCCCTTGCAATAGGGGGAATTTTAGTAAACAACAAAAGAATAAAAAAAATTGATACAAAGCTTAAAAAAGGAGACAGAGTTTCAATTTGTCTTGATGAAAACCCGCCAGAGTTTGAGTTTTCAAAAGATTGGATTGTTTATGAAGATGAATACCTGATAATAGTAAACAAACCACAGGGAATAACAACTCAGGGGACAATGTGCTATGACATTAACCACCTTTACTATTTTGTTAAACAATATTTAAATGGCTATGCTGGGCTTCACCACAGGCTTGACAGGGATACAAGCGGGCTTGTTTTGTTTACAAAGAAAAAGGAAGTAAATAAAGAGGTTGCAAAACTATTCAAAAACAGGGAAATAAAGAAATACTATATTACCATAGTGCACGGAAGATTAGAGAGAAAAAAAGAAATAAATCAGCCTATAGGCTTAATACCTGAAAGCAACCCCAAAAAATGGTGGGTAAATATGCCGGAGTCAAAACAAGCAATTACCATTGTAAAACCTATTGAAGTATTGAAAAATTTCACTTTAATTGAAGCAATGCCTTTAACAGGAAGAACGCATCAAATAAGAGTTCACCTATCAAGTATAGGCCATCCAATTTTAGGAGATAAATTTTACAATCAGGAAGAAAAAAGCAACTATTCACTTATGCTACACTGCAAAAAACTTGAATTTAATCACCCTGTAACCAAAAAAAAGGTTACAATTGAAACTGATATGCCTGAAAGGTTTAAGGATTTGCTAAAAAAGGAGAAAGAATAA
- a CDS encoding site-2 protease family protein encodes MDYKPYRIIEIYPEFEIEEPEKNLKYLLKKANERLTKKQKFLSIILFFITFFITTFIGGLDYISFYKLNYPFFSIKFWLGGLWYSLPLMLILASHEMGHFLTATYYGIDCTPPYFIPAPTFIGTFGAFIKIKSPFLSKRELFDVGIAGPLAGFIVAVPVLTLGIILSKPAGHIVNSKDVITFGEPLLYKIIVLIKYGTTKVDLILHPTGFAGWIGLLVSALNLLPVSQLDGGHISYAVFGKKSFLIAYGLAFVLFISSFFYSGWIIWLVLLIILGIKHPRFFFENEPLDKKRKILALIALLIFYPLICANTC; translated from the coding sequence ATGGATTATAAGCCTTATAGAATTATAGAAATTTACCCTGAATTTGAAATAGAAGAGCCAGAAAAAAACCTGAAATATTTGTTAAAAAAAGCAAATGAAAGACTTACAAAAAAACAAAAATTTTTATCTATAATCCTTTTTTTTATAACATTTTTTATAACAACCTTTATAGGCGGGCTGGATTACATCTCCTTTTACAAACTAAACTACCCTTTTTTTAGCATCAAATTCTGGCTTGGGGGATTGTGGTATTCACTCCCTTTAATGCTAATACTTGCATCCCATGAAATGGGGCATTTTTTAACCGCAACCTACTATGGAATTGACTGCACCCCACCATACTTTATTCCTGCACCAACATTTATTGGAACATTTGGGGCATTTATTAAAATTAAATCTCCTTTTCTATCAAAAAGAGAGTTGTTTGATGTGGGGATAGCAGGCCCTCTTGCCGGATTTATAGTTGCAGTGCCTGTGTTAACTTTGGGAATTATTCTCTCAAAACCAGCAGGTCATATTGTTAACTCAAAAGATGTTATAACCTTTGGTGAACCGTTGCTTTACAAAATAATAGTGCTTATAAAATACGGAACAACAAAGGTTGATTTAATTCTTCACCCAACAGGATTTGCAGGATGGATTGGTTTGCTTGTTAGTGCTTTAAACCTTCTCCCTGTAAGCCAGTTAGATGGGGGGCATATTTCATATGCTGTTTTTGGTAAAAAGAGTTTCTTAATTGCCTATGGCCTTGCATTTGTTTTATTTATCTCTTCTTTTTTCTATTCAGGCTGGATTATATGGCTTGTTCTTTTGATTATTTTAGGGATAAAACACCCTCGCTTTTTCTTTGAAAACGAGCCTTTAGACAAAAAGAGAAAGATACTTGCATTAATTGCACTGTTGATTTTTTATCCTCTCATTTGTGCCAATACCTGTTAA